From a region of the Falco peregrinus isolate bFalPer1 chromosome 5, bFalPer1.pri, whole genome shotgun sequence genome:
- the NKTR gene encoding NK-tumor recognition protein isoform X2, whose translation MGVQDRPQCFFEIEINREPVGRIMFQLFSDICPKTCKNFLCLCSGEKGIGKTTGKKLCYKGTTFHRVVKNFMIQGGDFSEGNGKGGESIYGGYFKDENFILKHDRAFLLSMANRGKHTNGSQFFITTKPAPHLDGVHVVFGLVISGFEVIEQIENLKTDTASRPYADVRVIDCGVLVTKSAKDALEKKKKVCSDSEASDSSSSASSSSETSSGSEAENERSRRRKRKRRAKTKQSRKRRKEERRKEDPRCKRTSNQRCLSDKSDITEKAVDVSTKRDKPVVRPEEIPPVPENRFLLRRDVPVVNVEPEPKVLDTTPVLTDQKPSVSKSGRKIKGRGTIRYHTPPRSRSCSESDDDESSETPPHWKEEMQRLRTYRPPSGEKWSKGDKLSDPCTSRWDERSASRRSRSWSHNGYSDLSTVRYSSHHKKHRKEKKKVKHKKKSKKQKHFKKHKQMKKKKTSASSDVESSHSFLRRTKSSCDHERKSRSSSLSSRRSSRRDWSKSDKEDQSSSTLSSRGTRSYYRSRSRSKSRSYSRRSSRSRSASKSSRSRSRSRSSSNPRHQKTVSNSPRNISVRLNENKLSKTAEPVRAVILPSDKVVVPPVVPENLPVIPLSDSPPPSRWKPGQKPWKPSYERIQEMKAKTTHLIPTQTNYNLVVVKEANTSSSYRKQQRSSDSDRSGYSKYRSDRSSDSWQRSRSRSSRSRSYSRSYTRSRSPSSSRTKSHSSGRSPSLSKYHSDRSGCSESTSYYSLSDDDRHRNKRKSISSDQKARSLKLRQETSSESTLPYKCTKDYDESSQGLKESDSLSSSDFSTDSERSAKMKVVQEKEGRFRLEGDTQKQDKNSLSSERGEEKFKCEQDSDHAKKKAAKEKSSEQPRGGAKTKRKSYSGSKWDSESNSERGEARHNRGDSRPSSSKEEGEATSGSDTELSVTKRIKKQSNSSEGFLDSDCTWKTSKQLSSSESESSRSSSTNIRGKSKKHKQGLKKSLKKSHSKKAKEKSKGKKEKKHKVQKRKEMFHWQPPLEFGEEDDDEINEKPLTSDDKKERQPTRDIKDKKQVYEKDEIVKDKMGNGEKACADENLLGKNTTCGASPDRSNLNKDSIEINASTSILNSGINVITCKNEIKQAEESNQNGLEDVIQTDDNMEICTPDRNSPGKVDVDVLSPVILSAKPQALSASRNKDLQVETPEQDTVKLGNNIIDFINIKEEKEAGRQENNSAPVSSAKDCSIKSEVTENTQSNMTDNKWKPLQGVGNLQPATISPAAEVKNVASASEPKPAGLRIEIKAKNKVRPGSLFDEVRKTARLNRRPRNQESSSEEESPSRDDNSPSRSLSRSRSKSESKSRHRTRSVSYSHSRSRSRSSTYSYRSRSYTRSRSRGWYSRDRSRSRSSSYHSYKSRSRTYSRSRSRSSSYGHHSRSSRSYTYDSYYSRSRSRSKRSDSYRRSRSYDRRSRSYGSDSESDRSYSNNRSPSESSRYS comes from the exons TTGGCCGAATTATGTTTCAGCTCTTCTCAGACATATGTCCGAAGACTTGCAAAAACTTCCTTTGCTTGTGCTCAG GTGAAAAAGGAATTGGCAAAACTACTGGAAAGAAGCTGTGTTACAAAGGCACTACATTCCATCGTGTCGTTAAAAACTTCATGATTCAGGGTGGGGACTTCAGCGAAG GTAACGGAAAAGGAGGTGAATCTATTTATGGTGGCTATTTTAAAG atGAAAACTTTATTCTCAAACATGACAGAGCGTTCCTTTTGTCAATGGCAAACCGAGGGAAACATACCAATGGTTCCCAATTTTTCAT aacaacaaaacctgCTCCTCATCTCGATGG tgtaCATGTTGTCTTTGGACTggttatttctggttttgaagtaATAGAGCAAAtagaaaatctgaaaactgaTACTGCAAGTAGGCCCTATGCAGATGTGCGAGTTATTGACTGTGGAGTGCTTGTTACAAAATCGGCAAAAGATG CTttggagaagaagaagaaagtatgTTCTGACTCAGAAGCTTCAGACTCCTCCTCCAGTGCATCAAGCTCTTCAGAAACTTCATCTGGAAgtgaagctgaaaatgaaagaagcagaaggagaaagCGTAAAAGAAGAGCTAAAACCAAACaatcaagaaaaagaagaaaagaagagaggaggaaagaggatCCAAGGTGCAAGCGAACCTCAAACCAAAGATG ccttTCTGACAAGAGTGAtataacagaaaaagcagtcGATGTTAGCACAAAGAGGGACAAACCTGTGGTACGTCCTGAAGAAATTCCCCCAGTGcctgaaaatagatttttgctAAGAAGAGATGTGCCTGTTGTCAATGTAGAACCCGAACC GAAAGTTCTTGATACTACGCCAGTTCTGACTGACCAGAAACCATCAGTCTCTAAATCTGGAcgaaaaataaaaggaagaggCACAATA CGATATCACACACCCCCTCGATCACGATCGTGTTCCGAATCAGATGATGACGAGAGCAGTGAGACCCCTCCTcactggaaagaggaaatgcagAGATTACGAACGTACAGACCACCTAGTGGAGAAAAATGGAGCAAAGGCGATAA GTTGAGTGACCCATGTACAAGCAGATGGGATGAAAGAAGTGCATCCCGGAGATCAAGATCCTGGTCACATAACGGTTATTCTGATCTAAGTACTGTGAGATATTCTAGCCATcacaaaaagcacaggaaagagaaaaagaaggtgaaacataaaaagaaatctaaaaagcaaaagcatttcaagaagcacaagcaaatgaaaaaaaagaaaacatcagccTCATCAGATGTAGAATCTTCTCATTCCTTCCTCAGGAGGACAAAATCATCTTGTGATCATGAGAGGAAATCTCGTTCTTCTTCATTGTCTTCTAGACGTTCATCCAGAAGAGACTGGTCTAAATCTGATAAGGAAGATCAGAGCTCATCAACTTTATCAAGCAGAGGGACTCGGTCATACTACAGGTCCAGATCTAGGTCTAAATCAAGATCTTATTCCCGAAGAAGTTCTAGATCAAGATCAGCCTCTAAATCGTCACGTTCTCGAAGTAGGTCAAGGTCAAGTTCTAACCCTAGGCATCAAAAGACAGTTTCCAATTCTCCACGAAACATTTCAGTAcgattaaatgaaaataagttgAGCAAGACTGCTGAGCCTGTAAGAGCAGTTATACTCCCAAGTGATAAAGTTGTCGTACCACCAGTTGTCCCAGAAAACCTCCCTGTTATACCCTTAAGTGATAGTCCACCGCCTTCAAGGTGGAAACCTGGGCAGAAACCATGGAAGCCATCTTATGAGAGAATTCAGGAGATGAAAGCTAAAACAACCCATTTAATACCCACACAAACTAATTACAATTTAGTAGTTGTTAAAGAGGCTAACACTTCTTCCTCATATCGTAAGCAACAAAGGAGTTCTGATAGCGATCGAAGCGGTTATTCCAAATATCGTAGTGACAGAAGCTCAGATAGTTGGCAGAGATCAAGAAGCAGGTCCTCTCGAAGCAGGTCATACTCAAGATCTTACACGAGATCCAGAAGTCCATCTAGCTCTAGGACAAAATCTCATTCTTCTGGCAGATCACCGTCACTGAGTAAATACCACAGTGATAGGTCAGGTTGTAGTGAATCAACATCTTACTATTCCCTTAGTGATGATGAtagacacagaaacaaaagaaaatccatatCAAGTGATCAAAAAGCTCGGTCTCTTAAACTGAGGCAAGAAACGAGCTCTGAAAGTACTCTCCCTTATAAGTGTACAAAAGACTACGATGAATCTTCTCAAGGACTGAAAGAGAGTGACAGTTTATCATCTTCAGACTTCTCTACTGACAGTGAGCGTTCTGCCAAAATGAAAGTAGTCCAAGAAAAAGAAGGCCGTTTTCGATTAGAAGGAGATACTCAGAAGCAGGATAAAAATAGCTTAAGTTctgagagaggggaggagaaatTTAAGTGTGAGCAGGATTCTGATCATgctaaaaagaaagcagctaagGAGAAATCTTCTGAGCAGCCTAGAGGCGGTGCAAAAACTAAACGAAAATCCTATTCGGGTAGTAAATGGGACTCTGAATCAAATTCTGAAAGAGGAGAGGCAAGACATAATAGGGGAGATTCCAGACCCTCCTCTAGtaaagaggaaggagaggccACATCAGGATCTGATACAGAGCTTAGCGTCACCAAAAGGATAAAAAAGCAATCAAATTCTTCAGAAGGCTTTCTGGATTCTGATTGTACATGGAAGACAAGCAAACAGTTGTCATCTTCTGAATCTGAGAGTTCTCGTTCTAGCTCAACAAACATTAGAGGAAAgtcaaaaaaacacaaacagggcttgaaaaaatctcttaaaaaatCACActccaaaaaagcaaaagaaaaatcaaaagggaaaaaggagaagaaacacaaagttcagaaaagaaaagaaatgtttcattgGCAACCCCCTCTGGAGTTTGGTGAAGAAGATGATGATGAGATAAATGAAAAGCCACTTACCAGTGATGATAAAAAAGAGAGGCAGCCTACCAGGGACATAAAGGATAAAAAGCAAGTTTATGAAAAGGATGAAATAGTCAAAGATAAAATGGGGAATGGTGAAAAGGCTTGTGCGGATGAAAACCTTTTAGGTAAAAACACTACATGTGGTGCCTCACCAGATCGCAGTAACCTCAATAAGGATAGCATTGAAATAAATGCTTCAACCAGTATTTTAAACTCAGGAATAAATGTGATCACTTGCAAGAATGAGATTAAACAGGCTGAGGAAAGTAACCAGAACGGATTGGAAGATGTTATTCAGACAGATGACAACATGGAGATTTGTACTCCTGATCGTAATTCACCAGGGAAGGTTGATGTGGACGTTTTGTCTCCTGTCATTCTCTCTGCTAAACCTCAGGCTTTAAGTGCTAGTAGAAACAAAGATTTACAGGTTGAGACCCCTGAACAAGATACTGTCAAGCTAGGAAACAATATTATAGactttattaatattaaagaagaaaaagaagcaggaagGCAAGAAAATAACTCTGCTCCTGTGTCTAGTGCTAAGGACTGTAGTATAAAAAGTGAAGTTACTGAAAATACGCAAAGCAATATGACAGATAATAAATGGAAGCCGTTGCAAGGTGTTGGTAATTTACAGCCAGCAACAATTAGTCCTGctgcagaagttaaaaatgTAGCTTCAGCATCAGAGCCTAAACCAGCAGGTTTAAGAattgaaataaaagctaaaaataaagtaagaCCTGGATCTCTGTTTGATGAAGTTAGAAAAACAGCACGGCTAAATCGAAGGCCAAGGAACCAAGAAAGTTCCAGTGAGGAAGAATCTCCCAGTAGAGATGACAATAGCCCCTCCAGGAGTCTCAGTAGGTCACGAAGTAAATCAGAGTCTAAATCCAGACACAGAACAAGGTCCGTATCTTACAGTCACTCAAGGAGTCGATCCCGAAGTTCTACATATTCATATAG GTCAAGGAGCTATACAAGAAGCCGAAGCAGAGGATGGTATAGTAGAGATCGGTCAAGAAGTCGAAGCAGTTCTTACCACAGTTACAAGAGTCGTAG TCGAACCTATAGTAGAAGTAGATCCAGAAGTAGTTCTTATGGTCATCACAGTCGATCCAG TAGGTCATACACGTATGATAGTTACTATAGCAGAAGTAGAAGTAGAAGTAAAAGGAGTGACAGCTATCGAAGATCTAGAAGTTATGATAGAAGGTCCAG ATCTTATGGCTCTGACAGTGAAAGCGATCGCAGTTACTCCAACAATCGAAGTCCTAGTGAAAGCAGCAGATATAGCTGA
- the NKTR gene encoding NK-tumor recognition protein isoform X5 — translation MGVQDRPQCFFEIEINREPVGRIMFQLFSDICPKTCKNFLCLCSGEKGIGKTTGKKLCYKGTTFHRVVKNFMIQGGDFSEGNGKGGESIYGGYFKDENFILKHDRAFLLSMANRGKHTNGSQFFITTKPAPHLDGVHVVFGLVISGFEVIEQIENLKTDTASRPYADVRVIDCGVLVTKSAKDALEKKKKVCSDSEASDSSSSASSSSETSSGSEAENERSRRRKRKRRAKTKQSRKRRKEERRKEDPSSLSDKSDITEKAVDVSTKRDKPVVRPEEIPPVPENRFLLRRDVPVVNVEPEPKVLDTTPVLTDQKPSVSKSGRKIKGRGTIRYHTPPRSRSCSESDDDESSETPPHWKEEMQRLRTYRPPSGEKWSKGDKLSDPCTSRWDERSASRRSRSWSHNGYSDLSTVRYSSHHKKHRKEKKKVKHKKKSKKQKHFKKHKQMKKKKTSASSDVESSHSFLRRTKSSCDHERKSRSSSLSSRRSSRRDWSKSDKEDQSSSTLSSRGTRSYYRSRSRSKSRSYSRRSSRSRSASKSSRSRSRSRSSSNPRHQKTVSNSPRNISVRLNENKLSKTAEPVRAVILPSDKVVVPPVVPENLPVIPLSDSPPPSRWKPGQKPWKPSYERIQEMKAKTTHLIPTQTNYNLVVVKEANTSSSYRKQQRSSDSDRSGYSKYRSDRSSDSWQRSRSRSSRSRSYSRSYTRSRSPSSSRTKSHSSGRSPSLSKYHSDRSGCSESTSYYSLSDDDRHRNKRKSISSDQKARSLKLRQETSSESTLPYKCTKDYDESSQGLKESDSLSSSDFSTDSERSAKMKVVQEKEGRFRLEGDTQKQDKNSLSSERGEEKFKCEQDSDHAKKKAAKEKSSEQPRGGAKTKRKSYSGSKWDSESNSERGEARHNRGDSRPSSSKEEGEATSGSDTELSVTKRIKKQSNSSEGFLDSDCTWKTSKQLSSSESESSRSSSTNIRGKSKKHKQGLKKSLKKSHSKKAKEKSKGKKEKKHKVQKRKEMFHWQPPLEFGEEDDDEINEKPLTSDDKKERQPTRDIKDKKQVYEKDEIVKDKMGNGEKACADENLLGKNTTCGASPDRSNLNKDSIEINASTSILNSGINVITCKNEIKQAEESNQNGLEDVIQTDDNMEICTPDRNSPGKVDVDVLSPVILSAKPQALSASRNKDLQVETPEQDTVKLGNNIIDFINIKEEKEAGRQENNSAPVSSAKDCSIKSEVTENTQSNMTDNKWKPLQGVGNLQPATISPAAEVKNVASASEPKPAGLRIEIKAKNKVRPGSLFDEVRKTARLNRRPRNQESSSEEESPSRDDNSPSRSLSRSRSKSESKSRHRTRSVSYSHSRSRSRSSTYSYRSRSYTRSRSRGWYSRDRSRSRSSSYHSYKSRSRTYSRSRSRSSSYGHHSRSSRSYTYDSYYSRSRSRSKRSDSYRRSRSYDRRSRSYGSDSESDRSYSNNRSPSESSRYS, via the exons TTGGCCGAATTATGTTTCAGCTCTTCTCAGACATATGTCCGAAGACTTGCAAAAACTTCCTTTGCTTGTGCTCAG GTGAAAAAGGAATTGGCAAAACTACTGGAAAGAAGCTGTGTTACAAAGGCACTACATTCCATCGTGTCGTTAAAAACTTCATGATTCAGGGTGGGGACTTCAGCGAAG GTAACGGAAAAGGAGGTGAATCTATTTATGGTGGCTATTTTAAAG atGAAAACTTTATTCTCAAACATGACAGAGCGTTCCTTTTGTCAATGGCAAACCGAGGGAAACATACCAATGGTTCCCAATTTTTCAT aacaacaaaacctgCTCCTCATCTCGATGG tgtaCATGTTGTCTTTGGACTggttatttctggttttgaagtaATAGAGCAAAtagaaaatctgaaaactgaTACTGCAAGTAGGCCCTATGCAGATGTGCGAGTTATTGACTGTGGAGTGCTTGTTACAAAATCGGCAAAAGATG CTttggagaagaagaagaaagtatgTTCTGACTCAGAAGCTTCAGACTCCTCCTCCAGTGCATCAAGCTCTTCAGAAACTTCATCTGGAAgtgaagctgaaaatgaaagaagcagaaggagaaagCGTAAAAGAAGAGCTAAAACCAAACaatcaagaaaaagaagaaaagaagagaggaggaaagaggatCCAAG cagccttTCTGACAAGAGTGAtataacagaaaaagcagtcGATGTTAGCACAAAGAGGGACAAACCTGTGGTACGTCCTGAAGAAATTCCCCCAGTGcctgaaaatagatttttgctAAGAAGAGATGTGCCTGTTGTCAATGTAGAACCCGAACC GAAAGTTCTTGATACTACGCCAGTTCTGACTGACCAGAAACCATCAGTCTCTAAATCTGGAcgaaaaataaaaggaagaggCACAATA CGATATCACACACCCCCTCGATCACGATCGTGTTCCGAATCAGATGATGACGAGAGCAGTGAGACCCCTCCTcactggaaagaggaaatgcagAGATTACGAACGTACAGACCACCTAGTGGAGAAAAATGGAGCAAAGGCGATAA GTTGAGTGACCCATGTACAAGCAGATGGGATGAAAGAAGTGCATCCCGGAGATCAAGATCCTGGTCACATAACGGTTATTCTGATCTAAGTACTGTGAGATATTCTAGCCATcacaaaaagcacaggaaagagaaaaagaaggtgaaacataaaaagaaatctaaaaagcaaaagcatttcaagaagcacaagcaaatgaaaaaaaagaaaacatcagccTCATCAGATGTAGAATCTTCTCATTCCTTCCTCAGGAGGACAAAATCATCTTGTGATCATGAGAGGAAATCTCGTTCTTCTTCATTGTCTTCTAGACGTTCATCCAGAAGAGACTGGTCTAAATCTGATAAGGAAGATCAGAGCTCATCAACTTTATCAAGCAGAGGGACTCGGTCATACTACAGGTCCAGATCTAGGTCTAAATCAAGATCTTATTCCCGAAGAAGTTCTAGATCAAGATCAGCCTCTAAATCGTCACGTTCTCGAAGTAGGTCAAGGTCAAGTTCTAACCCTAGGCATCAAAAGACAGTTTCCAATTCTCCACGAAACATTTCAGTAcgattaaatgaaaataagttgAGCAAGACTGCTGAGCCTGTAAGAGCAGTTATACTCCCAAGTGATAAAGTTGTCGTACCACCAGTTGTCCCAGAAAACCTCCCTGTTATACCCTTAAGTGATAGTCCACCGCCTTCAAGGTGGAAACCTGGGCAGAAACCATGGAAGCCATCTTATGAGAGAATTCAGGAGATGAAAGCTAAAACAACCCATTTAATACCCACACAAACTAATTACAATTTAGTAGTTGTTAAAGAGGCTAACACTTCTTCCTCATATCGTAAGCAACAAAGGAGTTCTGATAGCGATCGAAGCGGTTATTCCAAATATCGTAGTGACAGAAGCTCAGATAGTTGGCAGAGATCAAGAAGCAGGTCCTCTCGAAGCAGGTCATACTCAAGATCTTACACGAGATCCAGAAGTCCATCTAGCTCTAGGACAAAATCTCATTCTTCTGGCAGATCACCGTCACTGAGTAAATACCACAGTGATAGGTCAGGTTGTAGTGAATCAACATCTTACTATTCCCTTAGTGATGATGAtagacacagaaacaaaagaaaatccatatCAAGTGATCAAAAAGCTCGGTCTCTTAAACTGAGGCAAGAAACGAGCTCTGAAAGTACTCTCCCTTATAAGTGTACAAAAGACTACGATGAATCTTCTCAAGGACTGAAAGAGAGTGACAGTTTATCATCTTCAGACTTCTCTACTGACAGTGAGCGTTCTGCCAAAATGAAAGTAGTCCAAGAAAAAGAAGGCCGTTTTCGATTAGAAGGAGATACTCAGAAGCAGGATAAAAATAGCTTAAGTTctgagagaggggaggagaaatTTAAGTGTGAGCAGGATTCTGATCATgctaaaaagaaagcagctaagGAGAAATCTTCTGAGCAGCCTAGAGGCGGTGCAAAAACTAAACGAAAATCCTATTCGGGTAGTAAATGGGACTCTGAATCAAATTCTGAAAGAGGAGAGGCAAGACATAATAGGGGAGATTCCAGACCCTCCTCTAGtaaagaggaaggagaggccACATCAGGATCTGATACAGAGCTTAGCGTCACCAAAAGGATAAAAAAGCAATCAAATTCTTCAGAAGGCTTTCTGGATTCTGATTGTACATGGAAGACAAGCAAACAGTTGTCATCTTCTGAATCTGAGAGTTCTCGTTCTAGCTCAACAAACATTAGAGGAAAgtcaaaaaaacacaaacagggcttgaaaaaatctcttaaaaaatCACActccaaaaaagcaaaagaaaaatcaaaagggaaaaaggagaagaaacacaaagttcagaaaagaaaagaaatgtttcattgGCAACCCCCTCTGGAGTTTGGTGAAGAAGATGATGATGAGATAAATGAAAAGCCACTTACCAGTGATGATAAAAAAGAGAGGCAGCCTACCAGGGACATAAAGGATAAAAAGCAAGTTTATGAAAAGGATGAAATAGTCAAAGATAAAATGGGGAATGGTGAAAAGGCTTGTGCGGATGAAAACCTTTTAGGTAAAAACACTACATGTGGTGCCTCACCAGATCGCAGTAACCTCAATAAGGATAGCATTGAAATAAATGCTTCAACCAGTATTTTAAACTCAGGAATAAATGTGATCACTTGCAAGAATGAGATTAAACAGGCTGAGGAAAGTAACCAGAACGGATTGGAAGATGTTATTCAGACAGATGACAACATGGAGATTTGTACTCCTGATCGTAATTCACCAGGGAAGGTTGATGTGGACGTTTTGTCTCCTGTCATTCTCTCTGCTAAACCTCAGGCTTTAAGTGCTAGTAGAAACAAAGATTTACAGGTTGAGACCCCTGAACAAGATACTGTCAAGCTAGGAAACAATATTATAGactttattaatattaaagaagaaaaagaagcaggaagGCAAGAAAATAACTCTGCTCCTGTGTCTAGTGCTAAGGACTGTAGTATAAAAAGTGAAGTTACTGAAAATACGCAAAGCAATATGACAGATAATAAATGGAAGCCGTTGCAAGGTGTTGGTAATTTACAGCCAGCAACAATTAGTCCTGctgcagaagttaaaaatgTAGCTTCAGCATCAGAGCCTAAACCAGCAGGTTTAAGAattgaaataaaagctaaaaataaagtaagaCCTGGATCTCTGTTTGATGAAGTTAGAAAAACAGCACGGCTAAATCGAAGGCCAAGGAACCAAGAAAGTTCCAGTGAGGAAGAATCTCCCAGTAGAGATGACAATAGCCCCTCCAGGAGTCTCAGTAGGTCACGAAGTAAATCAGAGTCTAAATCCAGACACAGAACAAGGTCCGTATCTTACAGTCACTCAAGGAGTCGATCCCGAAGTTCTACATATTCATATAG GTCAAGGAGCTATACAAGAAGCCGAAGCAGAGGATGGTATAGTAGAGATCGGTCAAGAAGTCGAAGCAGTTCTTACCACAGTTACAAGAGTCGTAG TCGAACCTATAGTAGAAGTAGATCCAGAAGTAGTTCTTATGGTCATCACAGTCGATCCAG TAGGTCATACACGTATGATAGTTACTATAGCAGAAGTAGAAGTAGAAGTAAAAGGAGTGACAGCTATCGAAGATCTAGAAGTTATGATAGAAGGTCCAG ATCTTATGGCTCTGACAGTGAAAGCGATCGCAGTTACTCCAACAATCGAAGTCCTAGTGAAAGCAGCAGATATAGCTGA